One genomic window of Streptomyces sp. WP-1 includes the following:
- a CDS encoding alpha/beta hydrolase, giving the protein MSLVPPPFDPELAACLESLGDAAAPGFRLEDLDAVRRGTSLAAPDLTLGGTFEVSEHAVPGPPGAPGVPLLVCRPRGTTAPLPVLYHVHGGGMMAGTDRAGVEVPLDWARELGAVVVSVDYRLAPEHPHPAPVEDVYAGLVWTAAHTAEIGGAPGRIVVAGASAGGGLAAAAALLARDRQGPCPLGQLLMSPMLDDRNDTVSSRQMTGRGLWDRTANDTAWTALLGADKGGPDVSAYAAPARAADLSGLPPAYLDVGSAETFRDETVAHASRLWAAGGRAELHVWPGAFHGFDTLAPKAALSRTARAARLDWLRRLLAG; this is encoded by the coding sequence GTGTCCCTGGTCCCGCCCCCGTTCGACCCGGAACTGGCCGCGTGCCTGGAGTCGCTCGGGGACGCGGCCGCGCCCGGGTTCCGGCTGGAGGATCTCGACGCCGTCCGGCGCGGCACCTCACTGGCAGCACCGGACCTCACCCTCGGCGGCACCTTCGAGGTGAGCGAGCACGCGGTGCCCGGTCCGCCGGGTGCCCCCGGGGTCCCGCTGCTGGTCTGCCGCCCGCGCGGGACGACCGCTCCGCTGCCGGTGCTCTACCACGTGCACGGCGGCGGCATGATGGCCGGCACCGACCGGGCCGGGGTGGAGGTCCCGCTGGACTGGGCGCGGGAGCTGGGCGCGGTGGTAGTGTCCGTCGACTACCGGCTCGCCCCCGAACACCCGCACCCGGCCCCGGTCGAGGACGTCTACGCGGGCCTCGTCTGGACCGCCGCGCACACGGCGGAGATCGGCGGCGCCCCGGGTCGCATCGTCGTCGCGGGGGCCAGCGCGGGCGGCGGTCTCGCGGCGGCCGCGGCGCTGCTCGCCCGGGACCGGCAAGGGCCCTGCCCGCTCGGCCAGTTGCTGATGAGCCCCATGCTGGACGACCGCAACGACACCGTCTCCAGCCGCCAGATGACCGGCCGCGGCCTGTGGGACCGCACGGCCAACGACACGGCCTGGACAGCCCTGCTGGGAGCGGACAAGGGCGGCCCGGACGTCTCCGCGTACGCGGCCCCGGCCCGCGCCGCCGACCTGTCCGGGCTGCCCCCCGCCTATCTCGACGTCGGCTCGGCGGAGACCTTCCGGGACGAGACGGTCGCCCACGCGTCCCGCCTCTGGGCAGCCGGTGGGCGGGCCGAACTCCATGTCTGGCCCGGCGCGTTCCACGGCTTCGACACCCTCGCCCCGAAGGCCGCCCTGTCCCGCACGGCACGCGCCGCCCGACTCGACTGGCTGCGGCGGCTGTTGGCGGGCTGA
- a CDS encoding amidase, producing MTPPDRSPGLAESARALAAGEVTSRTLVQRTLARIEASSPVLNAFRVVRAEAALAEADAADRELAAGGRRPLLGVPVAVKDDTDVAGEPTAFGCAGDFPPVAEDGEAVRRLRAAGAVIVGKTNTCELGQWPFTEGRAFGDTRNPWHPGHTPGGSSGGSAAAVAAGLVPAALGSDGAGSVRIPAAWTRLIGIKPQRGRISTWPRPDPFQGITVNGTLARTVADAALLLDAASGSHARDVHRPPALTVADAVGRDPGRLRIALSLKPPFTAVPARLHPQIRARVTELAGQLAALGHEVAEDDPPYGQIGLAFVPRATAGIAELVAEAPDPALLDARTRGAARLGRLLGGAPLRAARHAEVALQRRIGAFFRSYDVILAPTTAAPPPRIGALYGLGGAATDRAMIGACPYAWPWNVLGWPGVNVPAGFAGDGLPVGAQLLGPAGSEPLLVSLAAQLEAELRWHERWPPEPAG from the coding sequence ATGACACCGCCCGACCGCTCCCCCGGTCTCGCCGAGTCCGCCCGTGCGCTCGCCGCCGGGGAGGTGACCTCCCGGACGCTGGTGCAGCGGACCCTGGCCCGGATCGAGGCCAGCTCACCGGTGCTGAACGCCTTCCGCGTCGTGCGCGCCGAGGCCGCGCTCGCCGAAGCGGACGCCGCCGACCGGGAGTTGGCGGCGGGCGGGCGGCGGCCGCTGCTCGGGGTGCCGGTCGCGGTGAAGGACGACACGGACGTGGCGGGTGAGCCGACGGCGTTCGGCTGCGCGGGGGACTTCCCGCCGGTGGCCGAGGACGGGGAGGCGGTGCGGCGGCTGCGCGCGGCCGGTGCGGTGATCGTCGGCAAGACGAACACCTGCGAGCTGGGGCAGTGGCCGTTCACGGAGGGGCGGGCCTTCGGCGACACCCGCAACCCCTGGCACCCCGGGCACACCCCCGGCGGCTCCTCGGGCGGCTCGGCGGCCGCGGTGGCGGCGGGCCTGGTCCCGGCCGCGCTCGGCTCCGACGGCGCCGGTTCGGTGCGCATACCGGCCGCCTGGACCCGGCTGATCGGCATCAAGCCGCAGCGCGGCCGCATCTCCACCTGGCCGCGCCCCGACCCGTTCCAGGGGATCACGGTCAACGGCACGCTGGCCCGCACGGTCGCCGACGCGGCCCTGCTGCTCGACGCGGCGAGCGGCAGCCACGCCCGGGACGTGCACCGGCCGCCCGCGCTGACGGTGGCGGACGCGGTCGGCCGCGACCCCGGCCGGCTGCGGATCGCGCTGTCCCTGAAGCCGCCGTTCACCGCCGTACCGGCCCGGCTGCATCCGCAGATCCGCGCCCGGGTCACCGAACTCGCCGGGCAGCTGGCCGCGTTGGGGCACGAGGTGGCGGAGGACGACCCGCCGTACGGGCAGATCGGGCTGGCCTTCGTGCCCCGCGCCACCGCCGGGATCGCCGAACTGGTCGCCGAGGCCCCCGACCCCGCGCTGCTCGACGCCCGCACCCGGGGCGCGGCCCGGCTCGGCCGGCTGCTCGGCGGGGCCCCGCTGCGGGCGGCCCGGCACGCGGAGGTGGCGCTGCAACGGCGGATCGGCGCCTTCTTCCGGTCGTACGACGTGATCCTCGCCCCGACCACGGCGGCGCCCCCGCCCCGTATCGGCGCGCTGTACGGGCTCGGCGGGGCGGCCACGGACCGGGCGATGATCGGCGCGTGTCCCTATGCGTGGCCCTGGAATGTGCTGGGCTGGCCGGGGGTCAACGTGCCCGCCGGGTTCGCCGGGGACGGGCTGCCGGTGGGGGCGCAGCTGCTCGGGCCCGCGGGCAGCGAACCGCTGCTGGTGTCGCTCGCGGCGCAGTTGGAGGCGGAGTTGCGCTGGCACGAGCGGTGGCCGCCGGAACCGGCCGGGTGA
- a CDS encoding type II toxin-antitoxin system PemK/MazF family toxin gives MSTFTDTDENVPGRRGPHATAEADPREVGRVRTEYSPAHDGDPDPGEIVWTWVPFEENDGRGKDRPVLVVAREAAGTFLAVQLSSKRHDGDREWVAVGSGPWDRSGRDSWVDVDRVLRLHEDGMRREACALDRMRFNLVRQRLRERYGWT, from the coding sequence GTGAGCACGTTTACCGACACCGATGAGAACGTCCCCGGCCGCCGCGGGCCGCACGCCACCGCCGAGGCCGACCCGCGCGAGGTCGGCCGGGTGCGCACCGAGTACTCCCCTGCCCACGACGGCGACCCGGACCCCGGCGAGATCGTGTGGACCTGGGTGCCGTTCGAGGAGAACGACGGCCGGGGCAAGGACCGCCCGGTGCTGGTCGTCGCCCGCGAGGCGGCGGGCACCTTCCTGGCCGTGCAGCTCTCCAGCAAGCGGCACGACGGCGACCGGGAGTGGGTGGCCGTCGGCAGCGGCCCCTGGGACCGCTCGGGCCGGGACTCCTGGGTGGACGTGGACCGGGTACTGCGCCTCCACGAGGACGGCATGCGCCGCGAGGCCTGCGCCCTGGACCGGATGCGGTTCAACCTGGTCCGGCAGCGGCTGCGCGAGCGGTACGGCTGGACCTGA
- a CDS encoding TIGR02452 family protein yields the protein MSARLRGIASETEQIVAAGRYRAPDGREVPLADATAAARTGTRTYGPGPVPVPSPPGLDTVVEVTGESSTEAARRLADAPVAVLNFASARNPGGGCLNGAQAQEEALCRASALYTCLLEAREFYDHHRADRDPLYSDRVIHSPGVPVFRDDRGRLLAEPCQVGFLTAAAPNAGVLRRTAPGRAAEIPAALATRAERVLETAAAHGYRRLVLGAWGCGVFQNDPAQVAGAFRKLLGAGGRFERTFEQIVFGVLDRTPGTTVREAFVRAFASAGV from the coding sequence ATGAGCGCGCGTCTGCGCGGAATCGCCTCAGAGACGGAACAGATCGTGGCCGCGGGCCGCTACCGGGCCCCGGACGGCCGGGAGGTGCCCCTCGCGGACGCGACGGCCGCCGCCCGGACCGGCACCCGGACGTACGGCCCCGGGCCGGTTCCGGTGCCCTCGCCGCCCGGCCTGGACACGGTCGTCGAGGTGACCGGCGAGAGCAGCACGGAGGCGGCCCGGCGGCTGGCCGACGCGCCGGTCGCCGTCCTGAACTTCGCCTCGGCGAGAAATCCCGGCGGCGGCTGTCTGAACGGCGCCCAGGCCCAGGAAGAGGCCCTGTGCCGCGCCTCCGCGCTGTACACCTGCCTGCTGGAAGCCAGGGAGTTCTACGACCATCACCGCGCCGACCGGGATCCGCTCTACTCCGACCGGGTGATCCACAGCCCCGGCGTCCCCGTCTTCCGCGACGACCGGGGCCGGCTCCTCGCCGAGCCCTGCCAGGTGGGTTTCCTGACCGCCGCCGCGCCGAACGCGGGCGTCCTGCGGCGTACGGCACCCGGACGCGCCGCCGAGATCCCGGCCGCCCTCGCGACCCGCGCCGAGCGGGTCCTGGAGACCGCCGCGGCCCATGGGTACCGCAGGCTGGTGCTGGGCGCCTGGGGCTGCGGCGTCTTCCAGAACGATCCGGCGCAGGTCGCGGGCGCGTTCCGGAAGCTGCTCGGCGCCGGGGGCCGCTTCGAGCGGACGTTCGAGCAGATCGTGTTCGGGGTGCTGGACCGGACGCCCGGGACGACGGTCCGGGAAGCATTCGTACGAGCGTTCGCGTCGGCCGGGGTGTGA
- the egtA gene encoding ergothioneine biosynthesis glutamate--cysteine ligase EgtA, which translates to MSDATDEGGDCTGHRTAVTEAEVDALVQGICFKNGPPRTLGVELEWLIHERDLPQRPVPPERLRAAHAAVRALPLGSAFTVEPGGQLELSSPPAASLMECVGTVSADLAAVRAVLDAQGLALVGLGHDPFHVPDRFLREPRYDAMETCLDRTGPAGRHMMRASASVQVCVDAGHEEPGPLGHGRRWWLAHQLGAVLVAAFANSPLIGRLPTGWLSTRQLMWARIGADRAGAPPLHEEPRSAWARHVLDAPVMCVRRDGGPWEVPEGLTFREWTRGQGPRPPTRADLDYHLTTLFPPVRPRGHLELRMIDAQPGEDGWIVPLAVTAALFDDPQAAETAYRCVKPLAERALNLPAPHNPLWSDAARLGLADPELREAAAACFAAALDALPRLGAGAEVTDAVAGYLERYVARGRCPADDLLDALPGIRTGPAGSGPAAQGRKDIPS; encoded by the coding sequence ATGTCCGATGCGACGGACGAGGGTGGCGACTGTACGGGGCACCGTACGGCCGTCACCGAGGCCGAGGTGGACGCCCTGGTCCAGGGCATCTGCTTCAAGAACGGCCCGCCCCGCACCCTCGGTGTGGAGCTGGAGTGGCTCATCCATGAGCGGGACCTGCCGCAGCGTCCCGTGCCACCCGAACGACTGCGCGCGGCCCACGCCGCCGTGCGTGCCCTGCCCCTCGGTTCGGCGTTCACCGTCGAACCCGGCGGCCAGCTGGAGCTGAGTTCGCCGCCCGCCGCCTCCCTGATGGAGTGCGTCGGCACCGTCTCCGCCGACCTCGCGGCCGTCCGCGCCGTCCTCGACGCGCAGGGCCTCGCCCTCGTCGGTCTCGGCCATGATCCCTTCCACGTCCCGGACCGGTTCCTGCGCGAGCCGCGCTACGACGCGATGGAGACCTGCCTGGACCGCACCGGACCGGCCGGCCGGCACATGATGCGCGCCTCCGCCTCCGTGCAGGTCTGCGTGGACGCGGGCCACGAGGAGCCGGGCCCGCTGGGGCACGGGCGGCGCTGGTGGCTGGCGCACCAGCTGGGCGCGGTCCTGGTGGCCGCGTTCGCCAACTCCCCGCTGATCGGCCGGCTGCCGACCGGCTGGCTGTCCACCCGACAGCTGATGTGGGCGCGGATCGGTGCCGACCGGGCGGGCGCGCCGCCGCTGCACGAGGAGCCGCGGTCCGCGTGGGCCCGGCATGTGCTGGACGCCCCGGTGATGTGCGTGCGCCGGGACGGCGGGCCCTGGGAGGTGCCCGAGGGGCTGACCTTCCGGGAGTGGACGCGCGGGCAGGGGCCCCGGCCGCCCACCCGGGCGGACCTCGACTACCACCTGACGACCCTGTTCCCGCCGGTCAGACCGCGTGGCCATCTGGAGCTTCGGATGATCGACGCGCAGCCGGGCGAGGACGGCTGGATCGTGCCGCTCGCGGTGACGGCGGCGCTCTTCGACGATCCGCAGGCCGCCGAGACCGCCTACCGGTGTGTGAAGCCCCTGGCCGAGCGGGCTCTGAACCTGCCGGCCCCGCACAATCCGCTGTGGAGCGACGCGGCCCGGCTCGGGCTCGCCGATCCGGAGCTGCGGGAGGCGGCCGCCGCCTGTTTCGCGGCGGCGCTGGACGCGCTGCCCCGGCTCGGTGCCGGCGCCGAGGTGACGGACGCCGTTGCGGGGTACCTGGAGCGCTATGTCGCCCGGGGCCGCTGTCCGGCCGACGATCTGCTGGACGCGCTGCCCGGCATCCGTACCGGCCCGGCCGGGAGCGGCCCCGCCGCCCAGGGCAGGAAGGACATCCCCTCATGA